The proteins below come from a single Onychomys torridus chromosome 18, mOncTor1.1, whole genome shotgun sequence genomic window:
- the Bag6 gene encoding large proline-rich protein BAG6 isoform X10, whose amino-acid sequence MEPSDSTSAAMEEPDSLEVLVKTLDSQTRTFIVGAQMNVKEFKEHIAASVSIPSEKQRLIYQGRVLQDDKKLQEYNVGGKVIHLVERAPPQTQLPSGASSGTGSASATHGGAPLPGTRGPGASVHDRNANSYVMVGTFNLPSEPRVRLVMAQHMIRDIQTLLSRMECRGGPQAQASQPPPQTPTVASETVALNSQTSEPVENEAPPREPMESEEMEERAAAQTPELTPSGPAPAGPTPAPETNAPNHPSPAEHVEVLQELQRLQRRLQPFLQRYCEVLGAAATTDYNNNHEGREEDQRLINLVGESLRLLGNTFVALSDLRCNLACAPPRHLHVVRPMSHYTTPMVLQQAAIPIQINVGTTVTMTGNGSRAPPAPSSEAASPGSGQASSLPPSSTTVDSSTEGAPPPGPAPPPATSHPRVIRISHQSVEPVVMMHMNIQDSGSQPGGGPSAPTGPLGPPGHGQTLGSTLIQLPSLPPEFMHAVAHQITHQAMVAAVASAAAGQQVPGFPTAPTRVVIARPTPPQARPSHPGGPPVSGTLGTGLGTNTSLAQMVSGLVGQLLMQPVLVAQGTPGMAPAPAPAPAPAPAPAPATASASAGTTNTATTAGPAPGGPAQPPPPQPSAADLQFSQLLGNLLGPAGPGAGGPGLASPTITVAMPGVPAFLQGMTDFLQASQSAPPPPPPPPPPPPAPEQQTTPPPGSPSGGTGSPGGLGPESLPPEFFTSVVQGVLSSLLGSLGARAGSSESIAAFIQRLSGSSNIFEPGADGALGFFGALLSLLCQNFSMVDVVMLLHGHFQPLQRLQPQLRSFFHQHYLGGQEPTPGNIRMATHTLITGLEEYVRESFSLVQVQPGVDIIRTNLEFLQEQFNSIAAHVLHCTDGGFGSRLLELCNQGLFECLALNLHCLGGQQMELAAVINGRIRRMSRGVNPSLVSWLTTMMGLRLQVVLEHMPVGPDAILRYVRRVGDPPQALPEEPMEVQGAERTSPEPQRENASPAPGTTAEEAMSRGPPPAPEGGSRDEQDGASADAEPWAAAVPPEWVPIIQQDIQSQRKVKPQPPLSDAYLSGMPAKRRKLRSDIQKRLQEDPNYSPQRFPNAHRAFADDP is encoded by the exons ATGGAGCCGAGTGATAGTACCAGTGCCGCTATGGAGGAGCCCGACAGCCTGGAGGTCCTGGTGAAGACCCTGGACTCTCAGACCCGGACTTTCATTGTGGGGGCCCAG ATGAACGTAAAGGAGTTTAAGGAGCATATTGCTGCCTCTGTCAGCATCCCTTCCGAGAAACAACGGCTCATATACCAGGGCCGGGTTCTGCAAGATGATAAGAAGCTCCAGGAATACA ATGTTGGGGGAAAGGTTATCCACCTGGTGGAACGGGCTCCTCCTCAGACTCAGCTCCCTTCTGGAGCATCTTCTGGGACAGGGTCTGCCTCAGCTACTCATGGTGGGGCACCCCTGCCTGGCACTCGGGGGCCTGGGGCCTCTGTTCACGACCGGAATGCCAACAGCTATGTCATGGTTGGAACCTTCAATCTCCCT AGTGAGCCCCGGGTACGGCTGGTGATGGCTCAGCACATGATCAGAGACATACAGACCTTACTGTCCCGGATGGAG TGTCGAGGGGGACCCCAAGCACAGGCTAGTCAGCCACCCCCGCAGACGCCAACTGTGGCCTCGGAGacagtagccttgaactcacaaacatcaGAACCAGTCGAAAATGAAGCACCTCCTCGAGAGCCTATGGAGTCAGAAGAAATGGAGGAACGCGCCGCAGCCCAGACTCCAGAGCTTACCCCTTCTGGCCCAGCTCCAGCGGGCCCCACACCTGCGCCAGAGACAAATGCACCCAA CCACCCTTCCCCTGCAGAGCATGTGGAGGTGCTCCAGGAGCTGCAGCGTCTGCAGCGCCGGCTTCAGCCCTTCCTGCAGCGCTACTGTGAGGTCCTAGGTGCCGCCGCCACTACGGACTACAACAACAAT CATGAGGGCCGCGAGGAGGACCAGAGGTTGATCAACTTGGTGGGGGAGAGCCTTCGGCTACTGGGCAACACTTTCGTGGCACTGTCTGATCTGCGCTGCAATCTAGCCTGTGCACCCCCACGGCACCTACATGTGGTACGGCCAATGTCTCACTACACGACTCCCATGGTGCTCCAGCAGGCAGCCATTCCCATTCAG ATCAACGTGGGAACTACTGTGACCATGACAGGCAATGGGTCTAGGGCTCCACCAGCTCCCAGTTCGGAGGCAGCATCCCCAGGTTCTGGCCAGGCCTCATCCCTGCCTCCATCCTCTACCACTGTTGACTCATCAACTGAAGGAGCTCCCCCACCGGGGCCAGCTCCACCACCAGCTACCAGCCATCCACGGGTCATCCGGATTTCCCATCAGAGCGTGGAACCTGTGGTCATGATGCACATGAACATTCAAG ATTCTGGATCACAGCCTGGCGGTGGCCCGAGTGCTCCCACTGGTCCCCTGGGGCCTCCTGGTCATGGACAGACCctgg GCTCCACCCTCATCCAGctgccctccctgccccctgAGTTCATGCACGCCGTCGCCCACCAGATCACTCATCAGGCCATGGTGGCAGCTGTTGCCTCCGCGGCCGCAG GACAGCAGGTGCCTGGCTTCCCAACAGCACCGACTCGGGTAGTGATTGCCCGGCCCACTCCTCCACAGGCTCGGCCTTCCCACCCTGGGGGTCCTCCAGTCTCTGGGACTCTG GGCACTGGGCTAGGTACAAACACTTCATTGGCCCAGATGGTGAGCGGCCTTGTGGGGCAACTTCTTATGCAGCCTGTCCTTGTCG CTCAGGGGACTCCAGGAATGGCTCCGGCTCCAGCTCCGGCTCCGGCTCCGGCCCCGGCTCCGGCTCCGGCCACTGCTTCAGCAAGTGCTGGCACTACCAACACAGCTACAACAGCTGGCCCTGCTCCTGGGGGCCCtgcccagcctccacctcctcagccctctgcagccGACCTTCAGTTCTCTCAGCTCCTGGGGAACCTGCTGGGGCCTGCAGGGCCAGGGGCTGGCGGGCCCGGCCTGGCTTCTCCCACCATCACTGTTGCAATGCCTGGGGTTCCCGCTTTTCTCCAGGGCATGACTGATTTCTTGCAG GCCTCGCAGAGTgcccctccaccacctccacccccgccaccccccccccctgccccagaGCAGCAGACCACACCCCCACCAGGGTCCCCGTCTGGTGGAACAGGGAGTCCTGGAGGCTTAGGTCCTGAGAGCCTGCCGCCAGAGTTTTTCACCTCAGTGGTGCAGGGCGTGCTGAGCTCCCTCCTGGGCTCCCTGGGGGCTAGGGCTGGCAGCAGCGAGAGCATCGCTGCCTTCATCCAGCGCCTCAGTGGCTCCAGCAACATCTTTGAGCCTGGGGCTGATGGAGCTCTTG GATTCTTTGGAGCTCTGCTCTCTCTTTTGTGCCAGAACTTCTCCATGGTGGACGTGGTGATGCTCCTTCATGGGCATTTCCAGCCACTACAGCGGCTCCAGCCGCAGCTGCGGTCTTTCTTCCACCAGCACTACCTGGGTGGTCAGGAACCCACACCTGGCAACATCCGG ATGGCAACCCACACCCTGATCACTGGGCTGGAAGAGTATGTACGGGAGAGTTTC TCTTTGGTGCAGGTTCAGCCAGGTGTGGACATCATCCGGACAAATTTAGAATTTCTCCAAGAGCAGTTTAACAGCATTGCTGCCCATGTGCTGCACTGCACAG ACGGTGGATTTGGATCCCGGTTGCTGGAGCTGTGTAACCAGGGCCTGTTTGAGTGCTTGGCCCTGAACCTGCACTGCTTGGGGGGGCAGCAGATGGAGCTCGCTGCTGTCATCAATGGCCGAATC CGTCGCATGTCTCGTGGCGTGAACCCATCCTTGGTGAGCTGGCTGACAACTATGATGGGACTGAGGCTTCAGGTGGTCTTGGAGCACATGCCTGTGGGCCCTGATGCCATTCTCAGATATGTTCGCAGGGTTGGTGACCCCCCCCAG GCACTTCCTGAAGAGCCAATGGAAGTTcagggagcagaaagaacttCCCCCGAGCCTCAG CGGGAGAACGCTTCCCCAGCCCCTGGGACAACAGCCGAAGAAGCCATGTCCCGAGGCCCACCCCCTGCTCCTGAAGGGGGTTCCCGAGATGAACAGGATGGAGCTTCAGCTGATGCAGAACCTTGGGCAGCTGCGGTTCCCCCA gaaTGGGTCCCTATTATCCAGCAGGACATTCAGAGCCAGCGGAAGGTGAAACCTCAGCCGCCCCTGAGTGATGCCTACCTCAGTGGTATGCCTGCCAAGAGACGCAAG CTCCGGTCTGATATCCAAAAACGACTGCAGGAAGATCCCAACTACAGCCCTCAGCGCTTCCCCAATGCCCACCGGGCATTTGCTGATGACCCCTAG
- the Bag6 gene encoding large proline-rich protein BAG6 isoform X1, which produces MEPSDSTSAAMEEPDSLEVLVKTLDSQTRTFIVGAQMNVKEFKEHIAASVSIPSEKQRLIYQGRVLQDDKKLQEYNVGGKVIHLVERAPPQTQLPSGASSGTGSASATHGGAPLPGTRGPGASVHDRNANSYVMVGTFNLPSDGSAVDVHINMEQAPIQSEPRVRLVMAQHMIRDIQTLLSRMECRGGPQAQASQPPPQTPTVASETVALNSQTSEPVENEAPPREPMESEEMEERAAAQTPELTPSGPAPAGPTPAPETNAPNHPSPAEHVEVLQELQRLQRRLQPFLQRYCEVLGAAATTDYNNNHEGREEDQRLINLVGESLRLLGNTFVALSDLRCNLACAPPRHLHVVRPMSHYTTPMVLQQAAIPIQINVGTTVTMTGNGSRAPPAPSSEAASPGSGQASSLPPSSTTVDSSTEGAPPPGPAPPPATSHPRVIRISHQSVEPVVMMHMNIQDSGSQPGGGPSAPTGPLGPPGHGQTLGSTLIQLPSLPPEFMHAVAHQITHQAMVAAVASAAAGQQVPGFPTAPTRVVIARPTPPQARPSHPGGPPVSGTLQGTGLGTNTSLAQMVSGLVGQLLMQPVLVAQGTPGMAPAPAPAPAPAPAPAPATASASAGTTNTATTAGPAPGGPAQPPPPQPSAADLQFSQLLGNLLGPAGPGAGGPGLASPTITVAMPGVPAFLQGMTDFLQASQSAPPPPPPPPPPPPAPEQQTTPPPGSPSGGTGSPGGLGPESLPPEFFTSVVQGVLSSLLGSLGARAGSSESIAAFIQRLSGSSNIFEPGADGALGFFGALLSLLCQNFSMVDVVMLLHGHFQPLQRLQPQLRSFFHQHYLGGQEPTPGNIRMATHTLITGLEEYVRESFSLVQVQPGVDIIRTNLEFLQEQFNSIAAHVLHCTDGGFGSRLLELCNQGLFECLALNLHCLGGQQMELAAVINGRIRRMSRGVNPSLVSWLTTMMGLRLQVVLEHMPVGPDAILRYVRRVGDPPQALPEEPMEVQGAERTSPEPQRENASPAPGTTAEEAMSRGPPPAPEGGSRDEQDGASADAEPWAAAVPPEWVPIIQQDIQSQRKVKPQPPLSDAYLSGMPAKRRKTMQGEGPQLLLSEAVSRAAKAAGARPLTSPESLSRDLEAPEVQESYRQQLRSDIQKRLQEDPNYSPQRFPNAHRAFADDP; this is translated from the exons ATGGAGCCGAGTGATAGTACCAGTGCCGCTATGGAGGAGCCCGACAGCCTGGAGGTCCTGGTGAAGACCCTGGACTCTCAGACCCGGACTTTCATTGTGGGGGCCCAG ATGAACGTAAAGGAGTTTAAGGAGCATATTGCTGCCTCTGTCAGCATCCCTTCCGAGAAACAACGGCTCATATACCAGGGCCGGGTTCTGCAAGATGATAAGAAGCTCCAGGAATACA ATGTTGGGGGAAAGGTTATCCACCTGGTGGAACGGGCTCCTCCTCAGACTCAGCTCCCTTCTGGAGCATCTTCTGGGACAGGGTCTGCCTCAGCTACTCATGGTGGGGCACCCCTGCCTGGCACTCGGGGGCCTGGGGCCTCTGTTCACGACCGGAATGCCAACAGCTATGTCATGGTTGGAACCTTCAATCTCCCT AGTGACGGCTCTGCTGTGGATGTTCACATCAACATGGAACAGGCCCCAATTCAG AGTGAGCCCCGGGTACGGCTGGTGATGGCTCAGCACATGATCAGAGACATACAGACCTTACTGTCCCGGATGGAG TGTCGAGGGGGACCCCAAGCACAGGCTAGTCAGCCACCCCCGCAGACGCCAACTGTGGCCTCGGAGacagtagccttgaactcacaaacatcaGAACCAGTCGAAAATGAAGCACCTCCTCGAGAGCCTATGGAGTCAGAAGAAATGGAGGAACGCGCCGCAGCCCAGACTCCAGAGCTTACCCCTTCTGGCCCAGCTCCAGCGGGCCCCACACCTGCGCCAGAGACAAATGCACCCAA CCACCCTTCCCCTGCAGAGCATGTGGAGGTGCTCCAGGAGCTGCAGCGTCTGCAGCGCCGGCTTCAGCCCTTCCTGCAGCGCTACTGTGAGGTCCTAGGTGCCGCCGCCACTACGGACTACAACAACAAT CATGAGGGCCGCGAGGAGGACCAGAGGTTGATCAACTTGGTGGGGGAGAGCCTTCGGCTACTGGGCAACACTTTCGTGGCACTGTCTGATCTGCGCTGCAATCTAGCCTGTGCACCCCCACGGCACCTACATGTGGTACGGCCAATGTCTCACTACACGACTCCCATGGTGCTCCAGCAGGCAGCCATTCCCATTCAG ATCAACGTGGGAACTACTGTGACCATGACAGGCAATGGGTCTAGGGCTCCACCAGCTCCCAGTTCGGAGGCAGCATCCCCAGGTTCTGGCCAGGCCTCATCCCTGCCTCCATCCTCTACCACTGTTGACTCATCAACTGAAGGAGCTCCCCCACCGGGGCCAGCTCCACCACCAGCTACCAGCCATCCACGGGTCATCCGGATTTCCCATCAGAGCGTGGAACCTGTGGTCATGATGCACATGAACATTCAAG ATTCTGGATCACAGCCTGGCGGTGGCCCGAGTGCTCCCACTGGTCCCCTGGGGCCTCCTGGTCATGGACAGACCctgg GCTCCACCCTCATCCAGctgccctccctgccccctgAGTTCATGCACGCCGTCGCCCACCAGATCACTCATCAGGCCATGGTGGCAGCTGTTGCCTCCGCGGCCGCAG GACAGCAGGTGCCTGGCTTCCCAACAGCACCGACTCGGGTAGTGATTGCCCGGCCCACTCCTCCACAGGCTCGGCCTTCCCACCCTGGGGGTCCTCCAGTCTCTGGGACTCTG CAGGGCACTGGGCTAGGTACAAACACTTCATTGGCCCAGATGGTGAGCGGCCTTGTGGGGCAACTTCTTATGCAGCCTGTCCTTGTCG CTCAGGGGACTCCAGGAATGGCTCCGGCTCCAGCTCCGGCTCCGGCTCCGGCCCCGGCTCCGGCTCCGGCCACTGCTTCAGCAAGTGCTGGCACTACCAACACAGCTACAACAGCTGGCCCTGCTCCTGGGGGCCCtgcccagcctccacctcctcagccctctgcagccGACCTTCAGTTCTCTCAGCTCCTGGGGAACCTGCTGGGGCCTGCAGGGCCAGGGGCTGGCGGGCCCGGCCTGGCTTCTCCCACCATCACTGTTGCAATGCCTGGGGTTCCCGCTTTTCTCCAGGGCATGACTGATTTCTTGCAG GCCTCGCAGAGTgcccctccaccacctccacccccgccaccccccccccctgccccagaGCAGCAGACCACACCCCCACCAGGGTCCCCGTCTGGTGGAACAGGGAGTCCTGGAGGCTTAGGTCCTGAGAGCCTGCCGCCAGAGTTTTTCACCTCAGTGGTGCAGGGCGTGCTGAGCTCCCTCCTGGGCTCCCTGGGGGCTAGGGCTGGCAGCAGCGAGAGCATCGCTGCCTTCATCCAGCGCCTCAGTGGCTCCAGCAACATCTTTGAGCCTGGGGCTGATGGAGCTCTTG GATTCTTTGGAGCTCTGCTCTCTCTTTTGTGCCAGAACTTCTCCATGGTGGACGTGGTGATGCTCCTTCATGGGCATTTCCAGCCACTACAGCGGCTCCAGCCGCAGCTGCGGTCTTTCTTCCACCAGCACTACCTGGGTGGTCAGGAACCCACACCTGGCAACATCCGG ATGGCAACCCACACCCTGATCACTGGGCTGGAAGAGTATGTACGGGAGAGTTTC TCTTTGGTGCAGGTTCAGCCAGGTGTGGACATCATCCGGACAAATTTAGAATTTCTCCAAGAGCAGTTTAACAGCATTGCTGCCCATGTGCTGCACTGCACAG ACGGTGGATTTGGATCCCGGTTGCTGGAGCTGTGTAACCAGGGCCTGTTTGAGTGCTTGGCCCTGAACCTGCACTGCTTGGGGGGGCAGCAGATGGAGCTCGCTGCTGTCATCAATGGCCGAATC CGTCGCATGTCTCGTGGCGTGAACCCATCCTTGGTGAGCTGGCTGACAACTATGATGGGACTGAGGCTTCAGGTGGTCTTGGAGCACATGCCTGTGGGCCCTGATGCCATTCTCAGATATGTTCGCAGGGTTGGTGACCCCCCCCAG GCACTTCCTGAAGAGCCAATGGAAGTTcagggagcagaaagaacttCCCCCGAGCCTCAG CGGGAGAACGCTTCCCCAGCCCCTGGGACAACAGCCGAAGAAGCCATGTCCCGAGGCCCACCCCCTGCTCCTGAAGGGGGTTCCCGAGATGAACAGGATGGAGCTTCAGCTGATGCAGAACCTTGGGCAGCTGCGGTTCCCCCA gaaTGGGTCCCTATTATCCAGCAGGACATTCAGAGCCAGCGGAAGGTGAAACCTCAGCCGCCCCTGAGTGATGCCTACCTCAGTGGTATGCCTGCCAAGAGACGCAAG ACAATGCAGGGTGAGGGCCCCCAGCTGCTACTCTCAGAGGCAGTGAGCCGGGCAGCTAAGGCAGCCGGAGCTCGGCCCCTGACAAGCCCCGAGAGCCTGAGCCGGGACCTGGAGGCACCAGAGGTTCAGGAGAGCTACAGGCAGCAG CTCCGGTCTGATATCCAAAAACGACTGCAGGAAGATCCCAACTACAGCCCTCAGCGCTTCCCCAATGCCCACCGGGCATTTGCTGATGACCCCTAG
- the Bag6 gene encoding large proline-rich protein BAG6 isoform X4, translating to MEPSDSTSAAMEEPDSLEVLVKTLDSQTRTFIVGAQMNVKEFKEHIAASVSIPSEKQRLIYQGRVLQDDKKLQEYNVGGKVIHLVERAPPQTQLPSGASSGTGSASATHGGAPLPGTRGPGASVHDRNANSYVMVGTFNLPSDGSAVDVHINMEQAPIQSEPRVRLVMAQHMIRDIQTLLSRMECRGGPQAQASQPPPQTPTVASETVALNSQTSEPVENEAPPREPMESEEMEERAAAQTPELTPSGPAPAGPTPAPETNAPNHPSPAEHVEVLQELQRLQRRLQPFLQRYCEVLGAAATTDYNNNHEGREEDQRLINLVGESLRLLGNTFVALSDLRCNLACAPPRHLHVVRPMSHYTTPMVLQQAAIPIQINVGTTVTMTGNGSRAPPAPSSEAASPGSGQASSLPPSSTTVDSSTEGAPPPGPAPPPATSHPRVIRISHQSVEPVVMMHMNIQDSGSQPGGGPSAPTGPLGPPGHGQTLGQQVPGFPTAPTRVVIARPTPPQARPSHPGGPPVSGTLQGTGLGTNTSLAQMVSGLVGQLLMQPVLVAQGTPGMAPAPAPAPAPAPAPAPATASASAGTTNTATTAGPAPGGPAQPPPPQPSAADLQFSQLLGNLLGPAGPGAGGPGLASPTITVAMPGVPAFLQGMTDFLQASQSAPPPPPPPPPPPPAPEQQTTPPPGSPSGGTGSPGGLGPESLPPEFFTSVVQGVLSSLLGSLGARAGSSESIAAFIQRLSGSSNIFEPGADGALGFFGALLSLLCQNFSMVDVVMLLHGHFQPLQRLQPQLRSFFHQHYLGGQEPTPGNIRMATHTLITGLEEYVRESFSLVQVQPGVDIIRTNLEFLQEQFNSIAAHVLHCTDGGFGSRLLELCNQGLFECLALNLHCLGGQQMELAAVINGRIRRMSRGVNPSLVSWLTTMMGLRLQVVLEHMPVGPDAILRYVRRVGDPPQALPEEPMEVQGAERTSPEPQRENASPAPGTTAEEAMSRGPPPAPEGGSRDEQDGASADAEPWAAAVPPEWVPIIQQDIQSQRKVKPQPPLSDAYLSGMPAKRRKTMQGEGPQLLLSEAVSRAAKAAGARPLTSPESLSRDLEAPEVQESYRQQLRSDIQKRLQEDPNYSPQRFPNAHRAFADDP from the exons ATGGAGCCGAGTGATAGTACCAGTGCCGCTATGGAGGAGCCCGACAGCCTGGAGGTCCTGGTGAAGACCCTGGACTCTCAGACCCGGACTTTCATTGTGGGGGCCCAG ATGAACGTAAAGGAGTTTAAGGAGCATATTGCTGCCTCTGTCAGCATCCCTTCCGAGAAACAACGGCTCATATACCAGGGCCGGGTTCTGCAAGATGATAAGAAGCTCCAGGAATACA ATGTTGGGGGAAAGGTTATCCACCTGGTGGAACGGGCTCCTCCTCAGACTCAGCTCCCTTCTGGAGCATCTTCTGGGACAGGGTCTGCCTCAGCTACTCATGGTGGGGCACCCCTGCCTGGCACTCGGGGGCCTGGGGCCTCTGTTCACGACCGGAATGCCAACAGCTATGTCATGGTTGGAACCTTCAATCTCCCT AGTGACGGCTCTGCTGTGGATGTTCACATCAACATGGAACAGGCCCCAATTCAG AGTGAGCCCCGGGTACGGCTGGTGATGGCTCAGCACATGATCAGAGACATACAGACCTTACTGTCCCGGATGGAG TGTCGAGGGGGACCCCAAGCACAGGCTAGTCAGCCACCCCCGCAGACGCCAACTGTGGCCTCGGAGacagtagccttgaactcacaaacatcaGAACCAGTCGAAAATGAAGCACCTCCTCGAGAGCCTATGGAGTCAGAAGAAATGGAGGAACGCGCCGCAGCCCAGACTCCAGAGCTTACCCCTTCTGGCCCAGCTCCAGCGGGCCCCACACCTGCGCCAGAGACAAATGCACCCAA CCACCCTTCCCCTGCAGAGCATGTGGAGGTGCTCCAGGAGCTGCAGCGTCTGCAGCGCCGGCTTCAGCCCTTCCTGCAGCGCTACTGTGAGGTCCTAGGTGCCGCCGCCACTACGGACTACAACAACAAT CATGAGGGCCGCGAGGAGGACCAGAGGTTGATCAACTTGGTGGGGGAGAGCCTTCGGCTACTGGGCAACACTTTCGTGGCACTGTCTGATCTGCGCTGCAATCTAGCCTGTGCACCCCCACGGCACCTACATGTGGTACGGCCAATGTCTCACTACACGACTCCCATGGTGCTCCAGCAGGCAGCCATTCCCATTCAG ATCAACGTGGGAACTACTGTGACCATGACAGGCAATGGGTCTAGGGCTCCACCAGCTCCCAGTTCGGAGGCAGCATCCCCAGGTTCTGGCCAGGCCTCATCCCTGCCTCCATCCTCTACCACTGTTGACTCATCAACTGAAGGAGCTCCCCCACCGGGGCCAGCTCCACCACCAGCTACCAGCCATCCACGGGTCATCCGGATTTCCCATCAGAGCGTGGAACCTGTGGTCATGATGCACATGAACATTCAAG ATTCTGGATCACAGCCTGGCGGTGGCCCGAGTGCTCCCACTGGTCCCCTGGGGCCTCCTGGTCATGGACAGACCctgg GACAGCAGGTGCCTGGCTTCCCAACAGCACCGACTCGGGTAGTGATTGCCCGGCCCACTCCTCCACAGGCTCGGCCTTCCCACCCTGGGGGTCCTCCAGTCTCTGGGACTCTG CAGGGCACTGGGCTAGGTACAAACACTTCATTGGCCCAGATGGTGAGCGGCCTTGTGGGGCAACTTCTTATGCAGCCTGTCCTTGTCG CTCAGGGGACTCCAGGAATGGCTCCGGCTCCAGCTCCGGCTCCGGCTCCGGCCCCGGCTCCGGCTCCGGCCACTGCTTCAGCAAGTGCTGGCACTACCAACACAGCTACAACAGCTGGCCCTGCTCCTGGGGGCCCtgcccagcctccacctcctcagccctctgcagccGACCTTCAGTTCTCTCAGCTCCTGGGGAACCTGCTGGGGCCTGCAGGGCCAGGGGCTGGCGGGCCCGGCCTGGCTTCTCCCACCATCACTGTTGCAATGCCTGGGGTTCCCGCTTTTCTCCAGGGCATGACTGATTTCTTGCAG GCCTCGCAGAGTgcccctccaccacctccacccccgccaccccccccccctgccccagaGCAGCAGACCACACCCCCACCAGGGTCCCCGTCTGGTGGAACAGGGAGTCCTGGAGGCTTAGGTCCTGAGAGCCTGCCGCCAGAGTTTTTCACCTCAGTGGTGCAGGGCGTGCTGAGCTCCCTCCTGGGCTCCCTGGGGGCTAGGGCTGGCAGCAGCGAGAGCATCGCTGCCTTCATCCAGCGCCTCAGTGGCTCCAGCAACATCTTTGAGCCTGGGGCTGATGGAGCTCTTG GATTCTTTGGAGCTCTGCTCTCTCTTTTGTGCCAGAACTTCTCCATGGTGGACGTGGTGATGCTCCTTCATGGGCATTTCCAGCCACTACAGCGGCTCCAGCCGCAGCTGCGGTCTTTCTTCCACCAGCACTACCTGGGTGGTCAGGAACCCACACCTGGCAACATCCGG ATGGCAACCCACACCCTGATCACTGGGCTGGAAGAGTATGTACGGGAGAGTTTC TCTTTGGTGCAGGTTCAGCCAGGTGTGGACATCATCCGGACAAATTTAGAATTTCTCCAAGAGCAGTTTAACAGCATTGCTGCCCATGTGCTGCACTGCACAG ACGGTGGATTTGGATCCCGGTTGCTGGAGCTGTGTAACCAGGGCCTGTTTGAGTGCTTGGCCCTGAACCTGCACTGCTTGGGGGGGCAGCAGATGGAGCTCGCTGCTGTCATCAATGGCCGAATC CGTCGCATGTCTCGTGGCGTGAACCCATCCTTGGTGAGCTGGCTGACAACTATGATGGGACTGAGGCTTCAGGTGGTCTTGGAGCACATGCCTGTGGGCCCTGATGCCATTCTCAGATATGTTCGCAGGGTTGGTGACCCCCCCCAG GCACTTCCTGAAGAGCCAATGGAAGTTcagggagcagaaagaacttCCCCCGAGCCTCAG CGGGAGAACGCTTCCCCAGCCCCTGGGACAACAGCCGAAGAAGCCATGTCCCGAGGCCCACCCCCTGCTCCTGAAGGGGGTTCCCGAGATGAACAGGATGGAGCTTCAGCTGATGCAGAACCTTGGGCAGCTGCGGTTCCCCCA gaaTGGGTCCCTATTATCCAGCAGGACATTCAGAGCCAGCGGAAGGTGAAACCTCAGCCGCCCCTGAGTGATGCCTACCTCAGTGGTATGCCTGCCAAGAGACGCAAG ACAATGCAGGGTGAGGGCCCCCAGCTGCTACTCTCAGAGGCAGTGAGCCGGGCAGCTAAGGCAGCCGGAGCTCGGCCCCTGACAAGCCCCGAGAGCCTGAGCCGGGACCTGGAGGCACCAGAGGTTCAGGAGAGCTACAGGCAGCAG CTCCGGTCTGATATCCAAAAACGACTGCAGGAAGATCCCAACTACAGCCCTCAGCGCTTCCCCAATGCCCACCGGGCATTTGCTGATGACCCCTAG